From a region of the Erythrobacter neustonensis genome:
- a CDS encoding AIPR family protein codes for MATLLDWGNVDAAAAQIEQALGLTDRREAFTLLALSSLLRIDFDEARGCITDGAEDRGVDAVYLDERFGRRVIHLVQIKCHGKFSRSGRNFPSTEIDKIHSFISDCFAQVDGFLSTCNPLLQQKVIDIWDFVRNGSCQVEVHLCSNGERLISEQKARFEASLAKFKFIQLRETDLDALSDSLSRRSSTEREIQLRIIEEQVFERTDGNVRAVIGSVRADEFIEALTDPVKRSQLDPDLFEENVRVYLGEQNDINRRIFDTAVSDEAGLFWYFNNGITIVCERFSYQPGFKNAPLKLLNPQVVNGGQTSHALFQASKVSFDSLQRIRLLVRIIETQDKSLYAKVAEATNSQTPIRSRDLRSNDPILARLEAALLAHGWYLDRKRDQHSEIPENKRIDALKLGQIWLAYVRGEPDKAKTASDRIFGEYFPLIFDPTEMDALRVISVWNLYIELEAQRRIKLQEARRIGRSASEEVVESFWIVEGIYHLAFAVKKLAEYSNIDIFDFHAVKDLVQDAESRMAKFVKERPGISLYRLFRTASTKQSLFQPSSEDRQLRLALDQ; via the coding sequence ATGGCAACACTTCTGGATTGGGGTAACGTCGATGCCGCAGCGGCTCAGATTGAGCAGGCTCTTGGCCTGACAGATCGTCGGGAAGCTTTCACGCTTCTCGCACTGTCGTCATTGCTCCGGATCGATTTCGATGAGGCTCGCGGCTGCATTACCGATGGCGCAGAGGATAGGGGTGTCGATGCCGTATACCTTGATGAAAGGTTCGGAAGGCGCGTCATCCACCTCGTACAGATCAAATGCCATGGAAAATTTTCTCGAAGTGGCCGGAACTTCCCCTCAACGGAAATCGATAAAATCCATTCCTTTATCAGTGACTGCTTCGCTCAGGTCGACGGGTTTCTGAGCACCTGCAATCCGCTATTGCAGCAGAAGGTCATCGATATTTGGGACTTTGTGCGGAACGGATCCTGTCAGGTGGAGGTGCATCTTTGCTCCAACGGCGAGCGCCTCATATCAGAGCAGAAGGCCAGGTTCGAAGCGTCTCTGGCGAAATTCAAATTCATTCAGCTCCGCGAGACGGATCTAGATGCGCTGTCAGATTCTCTTTCGCGACGCTCCTCGACTGAGCGAGAAATCCAGCTGCGGATCATTGAGGAACAGGTCTTCGAGCGTACTGATGGCAATGTTCGCGCCGTTATTGGCAGCGTCCGTGCTGACGAGTTTATCGAGGCGCTGACCGACCCAGTCAAAAGGAGTCAGCTCGACCCTGATCTATTCGAGGAGAACGTACGCGTATATCTGGGCGAGCAAAATGACATTAACCGAAGGATATTTGATACTGCTGTCTCAGATGAGGCTGGTCTGTTTTGGTATTTCAACAATGGCATCACAATTGTTTGTGAGCGCTTCAGCTATCAGCCAGGTTTCAAGAATGCACCCCTGAAGTTGCTCAACCCTCAGGTTGTGAACGGGGGGCAGACATCTCATGCCCTCTTCCAAGCATCCAAGGTCAGCTTTGATTCCTTGCAGCGTATCCGACTACTTGTTCGGATAATTGAGACACAGGACAAAAGCCTATACGCAAAGGTCGCCGAAGCGACCAATAGCCAGACACCGATCCGAAGCCGCGACTTGCGGTCAAATGACCCCATTCTCGCTCGGTTAGAAGCAGCCCTGCTTGCACATGGCTGGTACCTTGATCGCAAACGAGATCAGCACTCTGAAATTCCGGAGAACAAACGCATCGATGCTTTAAAGCTTGGCCAAATCTGGTTGGCTTATGTCCGAGGGGAACCCGATAAGGCTAAAACGGCATCAGACAGAATCTTCGGCGAGTATTTCCCGCTGATTTTCGATCCAACCGAGATGGACGCTTTGCGCGTGATAAGTGTTTGGAACCTTTACATCGAGCTTGAAGCGCAAAGACGGATCAAACTTCAGGAGGCTCGCCGAATTGGGCGGTCAGCTTCAGAGGAGGTTGTTGAATCATTTTGGATCGTCGAAGGCATCTACCATCTCGCGTTTGCAGTTAAAAAACTGGCTGAGTATTCAAATATCGATATTTTCGATTTTCATGCGGTGAAGGATTTGGTGCAAGACGCCGAGTCTAGAATGGCAAAATTTGTGAAGGAGCGTCCTGGTATCTCTCTCTATCGACTCTTCCGGACCGCATCGACGAAACAGAGCCTCTTTCAGCCATCCTCAGAAGATCGGCAACTTCGATTGGCATTGGACCAGTAG
- a CDS encoding recombinase family protein: MTNTLIGYARCSTDKQDLTAQRRALIELGVLEDRIYTDHGLTGRNRDRPGLAQALAAVRAGETLVVPKLDRLARSVPDARAISDELEKRGVSLALGKQVYDPNDPMGRMFFNILATFAEFESDLIRLRTREGMKIARDKGKLRGKPPKLSDLQQRELLKMHATGEYSISDLGKLFKVSRPTVYRTIRRGDGSPAAGASP; encoded by the coding sequence ATGACCAACACCCTCATCGGATATGCCCGCTGCTCGACCGACAAGCAGGATCTCACCGCACAGCGCCGGGCTCTCATCGAACTCGGTGTGCTGGAGGACCGCATCTACACCGACCATGGCCTCACCGGCCGCAACCGCGATCGCCCCGGCCTCGCCCAGGCACTGGCCGCGGTCCGCGCCGGCGAGACGCTCGTCGTGCCCAAGCTGGATCGCCTCGCCCGATCAGTGCCCGACGCCCGCGCGATCTCCGATGAGCTGGAAAAGCGCGGCGTGAGCCTGGCGCTGGGCAAGCAGGTATACGACCCCAATGATCCCATGGGCCGGATGTTCTTCAACATCCTCGCGACCTTCGCCGAGTTCGAGAGCGACCTCATCCGCCTGCGCACCCGCGAAGGCATGAAGATCGCCCGCGACAAGGGCAAGCTCCGCGGCAAGCCTCCCAAGCTGTCCGACCTTCAGCAGCGCGAACTGCTCAAGATGCACGCCACCGGCGAATACTCGATCAGCGACCTCGGCAAGCTGTTCAAGGTCTCACGGCCGACCGTGTATCGGACGATCCGGCGAGGTGATGGTTCGCCAGCTGCAGGCGCATCACCTTAA
- a CDS encoding AbrB/MazE/SpoVT family DNA-binding domain-containing protein, translating into MGVEVRVMENGRMVLPAAIRKRLGLEKGGTVIVEVGDEEVTLRSVEQVLDKVKATFAKYADLPGTSVDDFLANRHAESGE; encoded by the coding sequence ATGGGTGTCGAGGTCAGAGTAATGGAAAATGGCCGAATGGTCCTGCCAGCTGCCATCCGGAAGCGGCTCGGCCTCGAAAAGGGCGGAACAGTGATCGTAGAGGTAGGCGACGAGGAGGTAACGCTTCGTTCCGTTGAGCAGGTGCTCGACAAAGTGAAGGCGACTTTTGCCAAGTATGCCGATTTGCCGGGCACGTCGGTCGATGACTTTCTGGCGAACAGGCACGCGGAGAGCGGTGAATGA
- a CDS encoding PIN domain-containing protein, which yields MSEVVLDASALLAFLKDEPGGSAVRQLMPTSIMSAINLAEVATTFIHGGMPADEVELALRELPIRIVPLDEDQAYQASALRLLTADKGLSLGDRCCLALARSLALPALTCDRVWGGLPPGIGVEVQLVR from the coding sequence ATGAGCGAGGTTGTGCTCGACGCGTCCGCGCTGCTCGCATTTCTAAAAGATGAGCCCGGCGGCAGCGCTGTGAGGCAGCTGATGCCGACCTCCATAATGTCTGCCATCAATCTGGCGGAGGTTGCGACCACGTTCATCCATGGCGGCATGCCCGCTGACGAGGTTGAGCTTGCATTACGCGAGCTGCCAATTCGCATTGTGCCGCTCGATGAAGATCAGGCTTATCAAGCGAGTGCTCTTCGCCTGCTTACGGCCGACAAGGGCTTATCGCTCGGCGACAGGTGCTGTCTTGCTCTGGCCCGCTCTCTGGCGCTGCCAGCATTGACATGCGATCGCGTATGGGGAGGGCTGCCGCCTGGCATTGGAGTTGAGGTGCAACTCGTCAGGTGA
- a CDS encoding tyrosine-type recombinase/integrase, with translation MTYSHLDPAMQNRVSWNAGKTVGTKRPLTQKQIWAIRFFLDREERLRDRALFDLAIDSKLRGCDLVRLKIGDLVAGSEVRDRAMIIQRKTGRPVQFEITADARSSLATWLLRRGGTIDDFVFPSRIYSGQPMSTRQYARLVDEWVTAVGLRREDYGTHSMRRTKAAMIYRTTGNLRAVQILLGHSKIENTVRYLGVDVEDALVLAERIEI, from the coding sequence ATGACCTACTCTCACCTCGACCCTGCCATGCAGAATCGGGTCTCGTGGAATGCTGGCAAGACCGTCGGCACCAAGCGGCCGCTGACACAAAAGCAGATTTGGGCGATCCGCTTCTTCCTCGACCGCGAGGAGCGGCTCCGGGACCGTGCCCTCTTCGACCTTGCGATCGACAGCAAGCTGCGGGGCTGCGATCTGGTCAGGCTCAAGATCGGCGACCTCGTAGCCGGATCTGAGGTTCGCGACCGCGCGATGATCATTCAGCGGAAAACCGGTCGACCCGTGCAATTTGAAATCACCGCTGACGCCCGCTCGAGTCTGGCGACATGGCTTCTGCGACGGGGCGGCACCATCGATGATTTCGTGTTCCCGAGCAGAATTTATTCCGGCCAACCGATGAGCACGCGGCAGTATGCCCGGCTCGTCGATGAATGGGTCACCGCAGTCGGGTTGCGGCGTGAAGACTACGGCACTCATTCCATGCGGCGCACCAAAGCGGCCATGATTTACCGCACAACCGGGAACCTGCGTGCGGTCCAAATTCTGCTTGGCCACTCCAAGATCGAAAACACGGTCAGGTATCTCGGGGTCGATGTGGAGGATGCTCTTGTCCTGGCGGAGCGCATCGAGATTTGA